The Chlamydiota bacterium genome segment TTTTAGATTTTATCGATTCTGTAGAAGAGCATCGCCTATCCAAAAAAAGCGCGCAAAAAGGGGTGATTATAACCACGATTCATAAAAGCAAGGGGCTTGAATATCCTATTGTTTTTGCGTTGGGTGTGATGCAAAGAGTTATAAAACAAAATAAGGTGCCACTTCAAGAACTCGAGGATTTGGATGCAGAAAAGTTGCGTGCGCTTTATGTGACTCTTACACGAGCAAAAGAAAAAGTGTTTGTCCCATTGGTGTTGAAAGAATCATCTAAAATGACTTTAGGTGTAGCCAGCCCTATAGAAGTTTTTATCGCGCATATTCAAGCAAAAATGGAAAACACGACATATCAACAAGCATTGCAACATTTAGACTATGCATTTTTTGCAAAACAACTACAAACACTTCCCTTTACCACGCTAGATCCTGTAGTTCCTGTTGACATCATGCCTCAAAAAAAAGAGAAAATAGAAATTATCCCACACATCAAACCTGCGCTTAAAAACACGTTTGAAGATTTGAGCCTTATGTCCTTTTCTCAACTTACAAGTGATCTGGCCAATGTAGATAAAACACACATTGAAGCTATCGATTTACCCAAAGGACCGCTTGTAGGCACCTATTTACACGATTGTCTGAAAATCTGTTTTTTAACAAAAGTCTATCAAAACCCCAACTTCAAGAAAATTGAAGCTATTGCAAATAGACAAGTTCCAAAAAGTTTTTTGGAAGAATATGGCACGCATTTTTGCGCATTAATAGAAAAAGCGCTTTTGCTTCCATTGGATATTGAGGGTAAAAGCATCCATTTACAAGAAATACCTTTTACTCACATTTTTGCAGAAACAGAATTTTTGTTTATCCACCAAAACAACTATTTTAAAGGCTTTATAGATCTTATATTTATGTATGAAAATAATTGGTATATCGTAGATTGGAAAAGTAATATACTCATATCATATACCCAAAAAGAGATGCAACAAGAGATGCAAAGACACAATTATATGCTGCAAGCCAGTATTTATGAAAAAGCACTTGATTTACAAAATAAACCTGTCAAAAAAGCCTTTTATGTCTTTTTGAGAGATAGCAAACTTGTGGCCTTTACTCCAAAACCCCTAGAAGAGTGCTTATGATCGATACATCTATTGAATCTCACCTTGCTAAAAGGCTGTGTCAAAAACTTAAATTAGATGAAACGCATCTTTTGTTTTTTATTTTTTTATTTGCCGCTGCAAAAGAAGGTCATCTTTGCACAGAATTTATTCCATCGATTGCGCCAAGCCTTCCTTCCTTAGAATTGGAAGACACAGATTTTCAAATCATTAGAGAAAGTTACCTAGAACTTAAGGAAAAAGATCTAGCTCCCTTTGTATTTTTTGAAGGTCATCGTGTCATGTTAAAAATTCAAAAAGAGATGCAAGAAAAACTCTACATGCATTTTTCTCGTTTAATTGAAAAAAACTTAAAACTCATTACAGGAGGTCCTGGGACAGGTAAAACCACCTATATTCAAAACTATTTAACAACGCTTGAAAATACAACACGCATTGCGCTTTTAGCACCTACAGGAAGAGCAGCATGTCATTTGAGTCAAAAAGTCCCTAAAGCGGCTGCATCGATGACATTGCATCGTTTTATCCATCAGTACAAACAAAGCTTTGCTTTTGATGTCATTGTTGTGGATGAAAGCTCTATGATCGATGTGCATCTCATGTTGCAGCTTTTACAAGGGATTAAAGAAAACACCCAGCTCATACTTGTTGGCGATCCTTATCAATTGCCAGCTATTGAAAGTGGGTCTGTGTTTTTAGATTTTGTCAAAATATGCCAAAAAAAATACCCACATGCAATTGTAGAACTCAAAAAAAATTATAGAACCAAGTCCAAACAAATCCAGGCATTTTCAGAAGCACTTTTGGAACAAAACACTCATTTTTTAAACACTATTTTTTCAAAAACGTTAGATGATATTGTCCCCCTATCCATCATAGATGCTCAAAAAAAAGCGCATGCCTTTTTTTATACGCTTTCTCAAATACAAGAGCCTAAAAATTTTTTCGAAAAGCTCAAAGAATTTGTGATGCTCTCTTGTTTTAATCATGGGATATTTGGAGTGCAAAAGAGTAATGAAGAGATTTTTCAAATGTTAAAAGAGACTCATCAAACAAAGCTTTGCCTTCCTGTATTACTTACCCAAAATATGCATTCTTTGGAGCTATTTAATGGGGATGTGGGCATGCTTGTTCTAGAAAAAAAGCATGCGTATCGATGGCATCTGGCATATGTCTATTTTATCACAAAAGGGCGCATCCAAAAATACTTAGTGCATACTCTACCTTCAATCAAATTGGCATTTTGTCTTTCTATTCATAAAAGTCAGGGAAGTGAATATGACGATGTGCTTTTAATGCTAGACAAAGAGGCACATCTTTTTGGAAAAGAGCTACTTTATACAGCTGTGACACGCGCCAAATCCAAGCTTTATCTAGTGGGTGAAAAAAAAGAATACGCACTCATAGCAACACAAAAAACTTGCCGCTTATCTCAACTGCAAACCGCATTTGCCTAAAAACCTGAGTAAGACGCAACATAAAAAACCGCTCAAAAGGAACTTGTCTACTTGGCGTTGTCATAACAAAAAATTAAAAACAATTTTATAACAAGTTGTCAAGTATTTTTATTCTTGATGAGGGAGTTTTCTGTGGATACGTTTTTCTGTTAAGAAAAATGCCAACACAAATGAAGCAAGGTAGGATAAAGGAAGTCCGATGAGTGCCTTATGATACATTGATAAGCTATAAACAGGCACGCCTTGCGTGGTTTGTCCATCCCAAAGGTAGACGAGGATTAAACCAATCAAGGGTTGCATGATACAACCTCCAACAAATGTGGCAAAGTTAATGAATGCAACAGTTGTGCCTTTGGTTTCGGGTTGATTATGAGCGACTGCTAAAGAGTAGGTGAAAATTTGTGATGATGTAAAAAATCCCACCAAAAATAGGCTTGAAAACGTAAACCACGGGTTAAGGTGTGGAATATAGAGAACAGGGATCAAACATAAACAGGCTAAAAGGGATCCGATGATAATCAAGGTCTTTTTTTTGAAGATTTTTTTGGATACAAAATAGCCCATCAAAGGACCACCCACGATCCAGCCAATAAAAATCATAGAAATGGCAAATCCAGCCAGTTCCTTATCAAAAGCGTGAGCGCGCTGTAAAAAAGGCACACCCCAAAATCCTGCAAAGGCCACTGTTGTCAGATAAGTTAAAAGTGCAATGATGGCATTGAGCCACGTTTGAGCGTGTGTAAACACCTCTTTTGAGTTTTTTAAAATGGTCGTAAATTTGGGTCTTTTATGTTCTAATTTCTGCATTTTTTTAGGTTCAGAGCGCAAAATATAAAAAAAGATCACGGAGAGAATCACACCAAAGACACCCAATAAAACTAGAGGGATTTCATAACCAAAATGTTTAGCAAGCAGTCCAAAAGGTCCTTGTCCCAAAAATGGGCCTAACATGCCTAGTGAATTAACAAGGGGAATGAGCAGAGCTGCTTTTTTTTCTGCAAACCAGTGCGTGGAGACATACATGGCACCTAAAAACGCAAAAGAAGAACCAAATCCCATAATGAACCGGCTAAGATATAAAATCCATATCGATTGTGCAAGTCCAAAACCAATCGCTCCAATGCCACAAATCAAGCTGGCAAAAGTGATCAATTTGCGGGCAGAAAATCGATCCATTAAAAATCCCACAGGCAATTGCATCGGTGCATAGGCAAATAAGTAAAATGCAGAAATGAGTCCTAAAACGGAGGCATTAACATGAAAAGTGCCCATCAGTTCTGGAACAATGACCGAAGGAAAGACGCGTAAAATGTACTCGTAAAGATAAAACATGACAGCCAAGATCCAGATCGTCCAGCGCATGTTTTTGATTTTATCTTCCATAGTCGTTATCCAATACCAATAGTAAAAATTAATTATACAAATTTTTCTTCACTTTTTCAAGCAAAACTGACGCTTAAGCGTCAGTATAATCTCGTTTTCAATCTTGCTAACCAAAATGGTTAGCTGCAATTTCATATGGGGCTGTTTGCACAGCCCCCTTAACTTCATTCAGATTGAAAATTTTGAATCCAATTTGCACATTTAATTTTTACTATTGGTATAAGTCAGGGCGTACGTTTTTTGCAAACTCTAAAAGGTTCAAGCGTTTTTTATTGATTTTTGCCTCAAAAAGAGTGGATTTAAGCTTAAAAAATACCAGCTTGAATTGTTCGATATTGCGTTTTGAAAAATAGGGCTCTAATCGATCTTCTTTGACATTTCTAGATTTAAAACTCTGAAGCCATTTAACCAGCGCATCCACATCGATAGAAATGATCCATCGATTGAGCTCTTCTAAAATAAGTGGAGGCATTTTACGTGTGCCTAATTTATAAAAAAAAGGACTTTTTTGTAAAAAACGTGCCTTTGAAAAAAAACGTGTTTTTTGAAAAAAACCTTTCTTTTCCCAATCAAATTTTAAAGGTAAACAAATATCAAATTGACACACTACACTTTTTTCAACGGCTTTGAAAACAGCAATATCTTCGAAAGATTCTTCAATTCCAAGCATTAAAATAAGACATGCACTTTTCCAAAAATTCAACACATCCACTTTTGAAAATGGAGGTTTATTCAATGATTTGATGGCATCTTGCTTAAACCCTAAGACTTTGATAAAAAGAGTCGGGGTTTTAGCAATGAGAAATTCTTGTGCATTTGTAAGTTTTAATACGCCTTCCATAATCTCATAACTTAAAAACGCATCCACGTTTTGGTCTTCTAAATAGGTTTTTTCTAAGAAGTTATATGTAGATTTTGGTTTTGTTTGTGGAGCAATAAAAGAGATCGTATGAGTATCGATAAATGTTTTTAAAGCGCACTCTCGTGTTTTGACATGATACTTTTGCAAAGAAAAACTAAGTTCTGGAAAAAAAGCATAAAATGCGTCTAAAAGGGGATCTAAATGCATATGCACCTTCTTTAAGGCGCCTTGTTTTTGAAACAGTTCAAAAGGAATTTCAAACGTTTCAGATTTAAGATATGGCATAGAATTTATAGGGACAACCAGCGCACTATCTTCTAAAAAATATTGCAACTCATCAATAGATCCAAGTAAACGGTGTTTTGGAAAATTTGCATGAAAAAAATCCAACACAAAAGCCTGTGTAAATTCCGCGTTTTTGTAGATCCATAAAGCTTGATCCTTAGGCTCGATAGAAAATTGCGGGAAATACTTTTCCAAAAAGGCTTTTTTAATCCCCACATCAAAGGGGATTTCTTTAAAAGAATCCTCCAAAACCACATAGACTTTTGTTCCTTTCAAAAAGACAAACTGACGATTCTGCACACACACATAATCCATTTTTTCTTCTAAAAGAATCGTTGTTCCATGCTGTTTGATGAATACGCAAGGAGTTGTATTTTGATCAAAGATCAATACAAAATCTTTGTTGTGCACACAAAAATTATGCATCTCGGTATAAGGATCTAGCGGAAGCTTGGCTTTTTCAAGCATCAGAGTTTTTAACGTGTCAAATTTTTCTTGCGTGGCTGTTTGGAAAGGACTTGCGAACAGCAAAAAAGGAAAAAGCCAAAAGATCAGTTTATTCACTGACATTACGCACCCCCTCCCATTTATATGAGGGCTGCAAGGAGCCATTGACTGCGTCTTTCTCCTCAAGCAACTCCAAGGAGTTGCTTTTGTCGAACATCCTTGTCTTTTGCACCTTTCGCTCCTCCTCTAAATAAAATGTATTGCGTAACATCAGTTATTCATCTTCAATCAATGGGGGTAAAACGAGCACGGTTTTTAAGTTTTCAAAATCTACCAACGGCAGGGCTTCAACAGTATACGCGATATCGTTTTCTTTTTCAAAATCCACCAAAACACCCACCAAAAGCCCTTCTTGAAAGATGCCATCGTAACCTGTTGTGACAAGCAAATCCCCAACCTCTAAAAGAGGAGGGCTTTCAAACTTAAGCTGTGTTTGCATGGGTTGATAAGTCAGTAAATTACGAGCAGGTCCATAATCATCTGCAAAATCGTATTGAAATCCAACGCCCAAAAGCCGTCTTTTTTGAAATTTGGATTGCATCCCTTGGATATGTCCTTTTGCCAAATGGTGCTGAGCGCTTTTTTGATGCAAGTTTTGTTCCAACTGGTGCAGCAAGAGCTTTTCTTTGGATGAAATCGCTGGATTTTGTAAAAGTAGATTTACGCTTTGTCTAGCTGTTAGCACCTGAATAGAGCCGCGCTCTAAGCGCACAGAGACGTTGAGTTGGGGGTTGCTTAAAAGACGCACAAGGCTTGTCTTTTTGTTGACTTTTTCCACAACGCCAATCGCCAGATTTCCAAAACACACCACGCTCTTTTTTTTCACAATAGGGCAGTTCTGCTCTCCTACATCAATCCAGCAAAAGGTGGTATTTTGCGGGGGATAAAAAATGACATTGGCATGAGCTAAGGCATCTGTGCTTTTCAACTGTTTGCATTGCAAAAGCGCTGATTCTAATGTTTGATTACGTTGTTCCAAAAGATGGATTTTGAGATCTTTTTCTTTAGGGTCGACAGATTCTGTACGGATTTTGGCAATGCTCACAAGTTTTTCTTGCAATGACCACTGCTTGACTTGAAACACAAAAAACAATGTGAGCAAAAACAACCCAAAAACAAGCGCCTTTTTCATACAACGAACACCTTATAAAAACAGAAGGTAAACTCATTATACACATTTGGCGTTATTTCTAAAGACATGGCGATGATGGGTCGCCACATTTAAGCGATGATCAGTCGCTAAAATGTCTATGGAGGATTTTAGTGTTGTTCAAGGTTGGTAAACATTTGAACTTACGCGTTGTTGTAGGATGGTTGAATCTTCATATATGTTTTGCATTGGATGTGTCAACATGCGATTGACAACACCAGCAACAGCTTTTGCTACTTCCTGTCCACCAATAAGAAGGCCCAATTTAAAGACGGTTTCAAATTGAAAAGGTTTTTTGGTAAGGTAGCTAAGGGCTAAGTATGTAGCCACAAAAGGCAAGGCTTGTAAAATGAATAGGAGTCCTGAGCGCGATTCTTTTTTTACAAATTGCCTTAAAGCGTGTGTTTTGGGAGATTGTACGGTGCTTTTAGGAGGAAGCTCTGGCTTAACAAAAGATTTTTTCAGGTACGTTTGAATATGTCTTTCAAGATGATATGCAAGAATATAGGCGCCGCTAAGTATTAAGATGCGATCTTTTGAAAAACCAAGGGGAGTACTTGCATATTTTGCAAAGGCGATTAAGCTCAAGCCTTCTAATAAAAACCCACGTTGTTGAAATGAAACAGAAAATACCACACAAATCTCCAAATTTTTTAAGCCACATTTTACCAAAAAAAGGCATTTCTAACAATCAAAAAAAATGCTAAAATCGACTTTATACCAATGGTAAGAATGAATTTTACAAATTGGATCCAAGATTTTCAATCAGAATGAAGTCAAGGGTGCTGCTTAAGCAGCACCTATGAGATCGAAGTTAGCCACCTAGGGGGCT includes the following:
- the recD gene encoding RecBCD enzyme subunit RecD, which produces MIDTSIESHLAKRLCQKLKLDETHLLFFIFLFAAAKEGHLCTEFIPSIAPSLPSLELEDTDFQIIRESYLELKEKDLAPFVFFEGHRVMLKIQKEMQEKLYMHFSRLIEKNLKLITGGPGTGKTTYIQNYLTTLENTTRIALLAPTGRAACHLSQKVPKAAASMTLHRFIHQYKQSFAFDVIVVDESSMIDVHLMLQLLQGIKENTQLILVGDPYQLPAIESGSVFLDFVKICQKKYPHAIVELKKNYRTKSKQIQAFSEALLEQNTHFLNTIFSKTLDDIVPLSIIDAQKKAHAFFYTLSQIQEPKNFFEKLKEFVMLSCFNHGIFGVQKSNEEIFQMLKETHQTKLCLPVLLTQNMHSLELFNGDVGMLVLEKKHAYRWHLAYVYFITKGRIQKYLVHTLPSIKLAFCLSIHKSQGSEYDDVLLMLDKEAHLFGKELLYTAVTRAKSKLYLVGEKKEYALIATQKTCRLSQLQTAFA
- the sauU_2 gene encoding putative sulfoacetate transporter SauU, giving the protein MEDKIKNMRWTIWILAVMFYLYEYILRVFPSVIVPELMGTFHVNASVLGLISAFYLFAYAPMQLPVGFLMDRFSARKLITFASLICGIGAIGFGLAQSIWILYLSRFIMGFGSSFAFLGAMYVSTHWFAEKKAALLIPLVNSLGMLGPFLGQGPFGLLAKHFGYEIPLVLLGVFGVILSVIFFYILRSEPKKMQKLEHKRPKFTTILKNSKEVFTHAQTWLNAIIALLTYLTTVAFAGFWGVPFLQRAHAFDKELAGFAISMIFIGWIVGGPLMGYFVSKKIFKKKTLIIIGSLLACLCLIPVLYIPHLNPWFTFSSLFLVGFFTSSQIFTYSLAVAHNQPETKGTTVAFINFATFVGGCIMQPLIGLILVYLWDGQTTQGVPVYSLSMYHKALIGLPLSYLASFVLAFFLTEKRIHRKLPHQE